The Malus domestica chromosome 06, GDT2T_hap1 genome has a segment encoding these proteins:
- the LOC103419115 gene encoding uncharacterized protein, which translates to MLTKTEAQKIQSARLLDLLIRDITFKAYDTRIKTGTLHTVNLPANFSGIFVDSARFRCGSLRRYGAQIKEFRLCTGVSVHPCAERVMVVRQNLGYNWSSIYYANYNLSGYQLVSPILGLLAYNAGTDVNFSNPFELGIEAGEQPISIDFKDITRMSNELGMRPLCASFEGDGKVILARETKPYICSAKRHGHFGLVINKPIPVQLRKRVSQWKVAVGSSVGSALGAFLLGLLLVAMLVKVKKHSRMVEMERRAYEEEALQVSMVGHVRAPTASGTRTTPTIEHEYIPPPH; encoded by the exons A TGTTAACAAAAACTGAAGCTCAGAAGATCCAATCAGCCCGTCTTCTCGACCTTCTCATTCGAGACATCACCTTCAAGGCGTATGACACACGCATCAAGACAGGAACACTACACACTGTAAATTTACCGGCAAACTTCTCTGGCATCTTTGTTGATTCAGCAAGGTTCAGATGTGGAAGTCTACGAAGGTACGGCGCGCAGATAAAAGAATTTCGTCTATGCACTGGTGTATCTGTGCATCCGTGTGCTGAGAGGGTCATGGTCGTTAGACAAAACTTGGGATATAATTGGTCTTCAATATATTATGCCAACTATAACCTATCTGGATATCAGCTTGTTTCTCCAATTTTAGGCCTCTTAGCATATAATGCCGGTACTGATGTGAACTTCAGCAACCCTTTTGAGCTTGGCATTGAAGCTGGAGAACAACCCATCAGCATTGACTTCAAAGACATCACAAGGATGAGCAACGAATTGGGTATGAGGCCATTATGTGCAAGTTTTGAAGGTGATGGCAAAGTGATATTGGCAAGGGAAACTAAACCTTACATTTGTTCTGCGAAAAGGCATGGACATTTCGGGTTGGTCATCAACAAACCTATTCCGGTGCAGTTGAGGAAGAGAGTGAGCCAGTGGAAAGTGGCGGTTGGAAGCTCGGTTGGATCTGCATTGGGTGCTTTTCTTTTGGGGCTGCTTCTGGTGGCAATGCTTGTGAAGGTGAAGAAGCATTCGAGGATGGTGGAGATGGAGAGAAGGGcttatgaagaggaagctttaCAGGTATCAATGGTTGGACATGTAAGGGCTCCTACCGCATCGGGTACTCGAACAACGCCAACAATCGAGCATGAGTATATACCTCCTCCTCACTGA
- the LOC139196812 gene encoding expansin-A7-like: protein MSMMVGVIGLNGKTIVLVAKHQRLRAAIRSSLSMVISMVESLMVSWMPRASHSLPKNFSICMTQAAQFALVKGGACGYGNLLTNGYGTDTSTLSSTLFNNGYACGTCYQIKCYGASACFRNVKFTTVTATNLCPPNWSKDSNAGNPPRTHFDMAKPAFMKIAQWKAGIVPIMYRRVPCMRSGGLRFSFQGNGYWLLVYVMNAAGGGDIASMWVKGTRSGWIKMSHNWGASYQAFATLKGQALSFRLTSYTSKETIFAWNVATSNWNVGLTYKSNSNFH from the exons ATGTCGATGATGGTGGGGGTGATAGGGCTAAACGGAAAGACCATAGTGTTGGTGGCCAAGCACCAGAGGCTTAGAGCTGCCATAAGGAGTTCTTTATCCATGGTAATCTCCATGGTCGAAAGCTTAATGGTGTCGTGGATGCCAAGAGCCTCCCACTCTTTACCAAAGAATTTTTCCATCTGTATGACCCAGGCCGCCCAGTTCGCGTTGGTCAAAG GAGGAGCTTGCGGTTATGGAAACTTGTTAACTAATGGGTATGGTACAGATACATCAACACTGAGCTCAACCCTATTCAACAATGGATATGCTTGCGGAACGTGTTACCAGATAAAATGTTACGGGGCAAGTGCATGCTTTAGAAATGTTAAATTCACCACTGTCACCGCCACCAACCTTTGTCCGCCAAACTGGTCCAAGGACTCCAATGCCGGCAACCCTCCTCGCACACACTTTGACATGGCCAAACCTGCCTTCATGAAAATTGCTCAGTGGAAGGCCGGCATTGTTCCCATCATGTACCGCAG AGTTCCATGCATGAGGTCGGGCGGGCTTCGATTCTCTTTCCAAGGAAACGGATACTGGTTGCTGGTATATGTAATGAATGCAGCAGGAGGAGGTGACATTGCAAGcatgtgggtgaagggaaccaGATCAGGGTGGATAAAAATGAGCCATAACTGGGGAGCCTCGTACCAGGCATTTGCAACCTTGAAAGGTCAAGCTCTCTCTTTCAGGCTAACTTCCTACACAAGCAAAGAGACTATATTTGCATGGAATGTTGCTACTTCAAACTGGAATGTGGGTTTGACTTACAAATCAAATTCGAACTTCCATTGA